From the genome of Suricata suricatta isolate VVHF042 chromosome 3, meerkat_22Aug2017_6uvM2_HiC, whole genome shotgun sequence, one region includes:
- the TEX35 gene encoding testis-expressed protein 35 isoform X5 — translation MSAKRVELKKSSLSKNYKAVCLELKPEPIKIYDYKGLKQEGLFTKPGGTQELRNKLREVREELKEKMVEIKQIKGLLDKDFDKLQEFVEIMKEMQKDMDEKMDVLINTQKSGKLPLRRGPREQQELRLTAKTDADPQLRLKKMDGADGPPFTLHKKMMALQKMKKDPLDSLQRCRTCCEKCLLCAQRNNCNQGRKLQCHAWAPFSSLASGAAF, via the exons ATGTCGGCCAAGAGGGTGGAACTGAAGAAATCAAGCCTG AGCAAGAACTACAAGGCCGTGTGCCTGGAATTGAAGCCCGAGCCGATCAAA ATATATGACTACAAAGGACTTAAACAAGAAGGGCTGTTTACCAAGCCAGGAGGGACACAGGAGCTAAGG AATAAACTCAGGGAGGTGAGAGAAGAGCTCAAGGAAAAAATGGTTGAGATCAAACAG ATAAAGGGCCTACTGGATAAGGATTTTGATAAACTCCAGGAATTTGTGGAGATTATGAAG GAAATGCAGAAGGATATGgatgagaagatggatgttttaataaatacacagaagagCGGCAAGCT TCCCCTTAGAAGAGGGCCAAGGGAGCAGCAGGAGCTGAGGCTGACGGCAAAGACTGACGCAGACCCACAGCTCCGGCTCAAGAAAATGGATGGAGCCGATGGCCCACCGTTTACTCTTCACAAGAAGATGATGGcacttcaaaaaatgaaaaaggaccCACTGGATTCCCTTCAGCGATGCAGGACCTGCTGC GAAAAATGTTTGTTGTGTGCCCAAAGGAACAACTGCAACCAGGG CAGAAAGCTTCAGTGCCATGCCTGGGCACCCTTTTCATCCTTGGCATCTGGAGCTGCTTTCTGA
- the TEX35 gene encoding testis-expressed protein 35 isoform X4: protein MSAKRVELKKSSLAPQQGEGCLVTGQSKNYKAVCLELKPEPIKIYDYKGLKQEGLFTKPGGTQELRNKLREVREELKEKMVEIKQIKGLLDKDFDKLQEFVEIMKEMQKDMDEKMDVLINTQKSGKLPLRRGPREQQELRLTAKTDADPQLRLKKMDGADGPPFTLHKKMMALQKMKKDPLDSLQRCRTCCEKCLLCAQRNNCNQGRKLQCHAWAPFSSLASGAAF, encoded by the exons ATGTCGGCCAAGAGGGTGGAACTGAAGAAATCAAGCCTG GCCCCTCAGCAAGGAGAGGGCTGCCTGGTGACTGGGCAG AGCAAGAACTACAAGGCCGTGTGCCTGGAATTGAAGCCCGAGCCGATCAAA ATATATGACTACAAAGGACTTAAACAAGAAGGGCTGTTTACCAAGCCAGGAGGGACACAGGAGCTAAGG AATAAACTCAGGGAGGTGAGAGAAGAGCTCAAGGAAAAAATGGTTGAGATCAAACAG ATAAAGGGCCTACTGGATAAGGATTTTGATAAACTCCAGGAATTTGTGGAGATTATGAAG GAAATGCAGAAGGATATGgatgagaagatggatgttttaataaatacacagaagagCGGCAAGCT TCCCCTTAGAAGAGGGCCAAGGGAGCAGCAGGAGCTGAGGCTGACGGCAAAGACTGACGCAGACCCACAGCTCCGGCTCAAGAAAATGGATGGAGCCGATGGCCCACCGTTTACTCTTCACAAGAAGATGATGGcacttcaaaaaatgaaaaaggaccCACTGGATTCCCTTCAGCGATGCAGGACCTGCTGC GAAAAATGTTTGTTGTGTGCCCAAAGGAACAACTGCAACCAGGG CAGAAAGCTTCAGTGCCATGCCTGGGCACCCTTTTCATCCTTGGCATCTGGAGCTGCTTTCTGA
- the TEX35 gene encoding testis-expressed protein 35 isoform X1, giving the protein MSAKRVELKKSSLAPQQGEGCLVTGQSKNYKAVCLELKPEPIKVRSFFEAVPAARPETRGEVTWSQGSFAVAGTQDLSQIYDYKGLKQEGLFTKPGGTQELRNKLREVREELKEKMVEIKQIKGLLDKDFDKLQEFVEIMKEMQKDMDEKMDVLINTQKSGKLPLRRGPREQQELRLTAKTDADPQLRLKKMDGADGPPFTLHKKMMALQKMKKDPLDSLQRCRTCCEKCLLCAQRNNCNQGRKLQCHAWAPFSSLASGAAF; this is encoded by the exons ATGTCGGCCAAGAGGGTGGAACTGAAGAAATCAAGCCTG GCCCCTCAGCAAGGAGAGGGCTGCCTGGTGACTGGGCAG AGCAAGAACTACAAGGCCGTGTGCCTGGAATTGAAGCCCGAGCCGATCAAAGTAAGAAGCTTTTTTGAGGCCGTGCCGGCAGCCAGGCCTGAGACCCGTGGGGAGGTGACTTGGAGTCAGGGGTCATTCGCTGTTGCTGGCACCCAAGACCTGTCCCAG ATATATGACTACAAAGGACTTAAACAAGAAGGGCTGTTTACCAAGCCAGGAGGGACACAGGAGCTAAGG AATAAACTCAGGGAGGTGAGAGAAGAGCTCAAGGAAAAAATGGTTGAGATCAAACAG ATAAAGGGCCTACTGGATAAGGATTTTGATAAACTCCAGGAATTTGTGGAGATTATGAAG GAAATGCAGAAGGATATGgatgagaagatggatgttttaataaatacacagaagagCGGCAAGCT TCCCCTTAGAAGAGGGCCAAGGGAGCAGCAGGAGCTGAGGCTGACGGCAAAGACTGACGCAGACCCACAGCTCCGGCTCAAGAAAATGGATGGAGCCGATGGCCCACCGTTTACTCTTCACAAGAAGATGATGGcacttcaaaaaatgaaaaaggaccCACTGGATTCCCTTCAGCGATGCAGGACCTGCTGC GAAAAATGTTTGTTGTGTGCCCAAAGGAACAACTGCAACCAGGG CAGAAAGCTTCAGTGCCATGCCTGGGCACCCTTTTCATCCTTGGCATCTGGAGCTGCTTTCTGA
- the TEX35 gene encoding testis-expressed protein 35 isoform X2, with protein MSAKRVELKKSSLAPQQGEGCLVTGQSKNYKAVCLELKPEPIKVRSFFEAVPAARPETRGEVTWSQGSFAVAGTQDLSQIYDYKGLKQEGLFTKPGGTQELRNKLREVREELKEKMVEIKQIKGLLDKDFDKLQEFVEIMKEMQKDMDEKMDVLINTQKSGKLPLRRGPREQQELRLTAKTDADPQLRLKKMDGADGPPFTLHKKMMALQKMKKDPLDSLQRCRTCCEKCLLCAQRNNCNQGKLQCHAWAPFSSLASGAAF; from the exons ATGTCGGCCAAGAGGGTGGAACTGAAGAAATCAAGCCTG GCCCCTCAGCAAGGAGAGGGCTGCCTGGTGACTGGGCAG AGCAAGAACTACAAGGCCGTGTGCCTGGAATTGAAGCCCGAGCCGATCAAAGTAAGAAGCTTTTTTGAGGCCGTGCCGGCAGCCAGGCCTGAGACCCGTGGGGAGGTGACTTGGAGTCAGGGGTCATTCGCTGTTGCTGGCACCCAAGACCTGTCCCAG ATATATGACTACAAAGGACTTAAACAAGAAGGGCTGTTTACCAAGCCAGGAGGGACACAGGAGCTAAGG AATAAACTCAGGGAGGTGAGAGAAGAGCTCAAGGAAAAAATGGTTGAGATCAAACAG ATAAAGGGCCTACTGGATAAGGATTTTGATAAACTCCAGGAATTTGTGGAGATTATGAAG GAAATGCAGAAGGATATGgatgagaagatggatgttttaataaatacacagaagagCGGCAAGCT TCCCCTTAGAAGAGGGCCAAGGGAGCAGCAGGAGCTGAGGCTGACGGCAAAGACTGACGCAGACCCACAGCTCCGGCTCAAGAAAATGGATGGAGCCGATGGCCCACCGTTTACTCTTCACAAGAAGATGATGGcacttcaaaaaatgaaaaaggaccCACTGGATTCCCTTCAGCGATGCAGGACCTGCTGC GAAAAATGTTTGTTGTGTGCCCAAAGGAACAACTGCAACCAGGG AAAGCTTCAGTGCCATGCCTGGGCACCCTTTTCATCCTTGGCATCTGGAGCTGCTTTCTGA
- the TEX35 gene encoding testis-expressed protein 35 isoform X3, whose product MSAKRVELKKSSLSKNYKAVCLELKPEPIKVRSFFEAVPAARPETRGEVTWSQGSFAVAGTQDLSQIYDYKGLKQEGLFTKPGGTQELRNKLREVREELKEKMVEIKQIKGLLDKDFDKLQEFVEIMKEMQKDMDEKMDVLINTQKSGKLPLRRGPREQQELRLTAKTDADPQLRLKKMDGADGPPFTLHKKMMALQKMKKDPLDSLQRCRTCCEKCLLCAQRNNCNQGRKLQCHAWAPFSSLASGAAF is encoded by the exons ATGTCGGCCAAGAGGGTGGAACTGAAGAAATCAAGCCTG AGCAAGAACTACAAGGCCGTGTGCCTGGAATTGAAGCCCGAGCCGATCAAAGTAAGAAGCTTTTTTGAGGCCGTGCCGGCAGCCAGGCCTGAGACCCGTGGGGAGGTGACTTGGAGTCAGGGGTCATTCGCTGTTGCTGGCACCCAAGACCTGTCCCAG ATATATGACTACAAAGGACTTAAACAAGAAGGGCTGTTTACCAAGCCAGGAGGGACACAGGAGCTAAGG AATAAACTCAGGGAGGTGAGAGAAGAGCTCAAGGAAAAAATGGTTGAGATCAAACAG ATAAAGGGCCTACTGGATAAGGATTTTGATAAACTCCAGGAATTTGTGGAGATTATGAAG GAAATGCAGAAGGATATGgatgagaagatggatgttttaataaatacacagaagagCGGCAAGCT TCCCCTTAGAAGAGGGCCAAGGGAGCAGCAGGAGCTGAGGCTGACGGCAAAGACTGACGCAGACCCACAGCTCCGGCTCAAGAAAATGGATGGAGCCGATGGCCCACCGTTTACTCTTCACAAGAAGATGATGGcacttcaaaaaatgaaaaaggaccCACTGGATTCCCTTCAGCGATGCAGGACCTGCTGC GAAAAATGTTTGTTGTGTGCCCAAAGGAACAACTGCAACCAGGG CAGAAAGCTTCAGTGCCATGCCTGGGCACCCTTTTCATCCTTGGCATCTGGAGCTGCTTTCTGA